A genomic segment from Cygnus atratus isolate AKBS03 ecotype Queensland, Australia chromosome Z, CAtr_DNAZoo_HiC_assembly, whole genome shotgun sequence encodes:
- the TMEM174 gene encoding transmembrane protein 174, with protein MEQNNSNVEDFSLNVFSVAPYQPNRSDVLVSDGDKAGATLLFSGVFLGLVGITFTVMGWIKYDGITHLEWTQLLGPILLSVGVTFILIAVCKFNMLTCKPCKEREENTSDIDQATGGQSFVFTGINQPITFHGATVVQYIPPPYPSQEGIAVNPGYLHPVLGCCGAAPSSASPIPSPGSAHFCPAYPLDNPAFTGDESYTSFLAENTRNQRSEDSAGEPEELLEDYTGEDLSPPRYEEIYPLSS; from the exons ATGGAGCAGAACAATAGCAATGTAGAAGATTTCTCCTTGAACGTGTTTTCTGTCGCTCCTTACCAGCCAAACAGGTCTGATGTCCTGGTGTCAGATGGAGACAAAGCTGGTGCCACTTTGCTTTTCTCAGGTGTGTTTTTGGGACTGGTGGGGATCACTTTCACCGTGATGGGATGGATAAAATACGATGGCATTACTCACCTGGAGTGGACCCAGTTGCTAGGGCCTATTCTGCTGTCTGTCGGCGTGACTTTTATCCTGATTGCTGTCTGCAAGTTTAACATGCTTACGTGCAAGCCctgcaaagaaagagaggaaaacacatCAGACATCGACCAGGCCACAGGCGGACAGTCCTTCGTGTTCACCGGGATTAACCAGCCCATAACTTTTCATGGTGCTACCGTGGTACAGTACATCCCCCCGCCTTACCCATCACAGGAAGGCATTGCTGTGAATCCGGGATACCTGCACCCCGTGCTtggctgctgtggtgctgctccCTCCAGTGCCTCCCCGAtccccagcccaggctctgctcaCTTCTGCCCGGCCTACCCTCTGGACAACCCAGCTTTTACTGGAGACGAGAGCTACACCAGTTTTCTTGCAGAGAATACAAGGAACCAAAG GTCCGAGGACAGTGCTGGTGAGCCAGAAGAACTGCTGGAAGACTACACCGGTGAAGACTTGTCACCTCCTCGTTACGAGGAAATTTACCCACTGTCTTCGTAA
- the TMEM171 gene encoding transmembrane protein 171 — translation MYPVAVPAPGGEGNNGQHEKLTFFFFIFGAVFLCVGFLLSVFILQSCPYETFSDCNGVLKASGPVLAVTGLVFLLLARSRARLYIRQRQLQNEQVYSLVFCRGSCQFAQFLIFGFLFLTSGMLISILGIWVPGCSPGWHTVQLNQTSSSDVNLQGCGFLSLQIVGPLIVFTGLCFFVIAHVKKQNFNLSQESFENEEHPQSPESLQVTVGDAIMVFPPPPPPYFSDPMSPTVTHCLTSSGLPASENPPPYQSIFNNGAQLADDDRTVAARDYEAICTISGCSSPSDILPMLSLSSESPPEYEENVLVTSNEYSLSSSSVSLATLHTSS, via the exons ATGTATCCAGTGGCTGTTCCTGCACCAGGAGGTGAAGGAAATAATGGACAACACGAGaaacttacttttttcttttttatttttggagcagtctttctctgtgttggatttctgctttcagtctTTATTCTACAGTCATGCCCATATGAAACCTTCAGTGACTGTAATGGAGTTCTTAAGGCTTCTGGGCCTGTGCTGGCTGTAACTGGcttggtttttcttttattggcAAGATCAAGGGCCAGGCTGTATATAAGACAAAGACAATTGCAAAATGAGCAAGTATACAGCCTTGTTTTCTGTCGAGGGAGCTGTCAGTTTGCCCAGTTTCTCATCTTTGGATTCCTATTTTTGACGAGTGGAATGCTAATTAGTATCCTGGGCATTTGGGttcctggctgcagccctggttGGCACACTGTACAGCTCAACCAGACTAGCAGTTCTGATGTGAACCTCCAGGGTTGTGGATTCCTGTCGCTTCAAATCGTGGGGCCTTTGATTGTGTTTACTGGGTTGTGTTTCTTCGTGATAGCTcatgttaaaaaacagaacttcaaTCTCAGCCAAGaatcttttgaaaatgaagaacatcCTCAGAGCCCTGAATCTTTACAAGTTACAGTAG GTGATGCAATAATGGTAttcccacctcctccaccaccttATTTTTCTGACCCTATGTCACCAACTGTGACACATTGTCTTACGTCAAGTGGCTTGCCTGCAAGTGAAAATCCTCCACCATACCAATCTATCTTCAACAATGG agcaCAGCTTGCAGATGATGATAGAACAGTTGCTGCTAGAGACTATGAAGCTATATGTACAATTTCTGGATGCAGTTCACCTTCAGATATCTTACCAATGCTGTCTCTCTCCTCTGAATCACCTccagaatatgaagaaaatgtattagtAACAAGTAATGAATATTCTCTATCATCTTCATCTGTTTCCTTAGCCACATTGCACACCAGCTCATAG